The sequence CATTTCCATTGATTCCCCTTGAGACTTACTCTATATTTAAAGTTAAATGATAGTACCAACTGACCAAAGCGCTGCGATTATTTCCGAGGATGATATCTCTACCCGCCTGACAACCCTCGAGGCGGATATGGAGCGTCTCCACCAGATCGGCATCGCCCTCTCCAGTGAAAAGAACCTTAATAAGCTGTTGGAGACCATTGTATCTGAAGCGCGGGGTTTCACTCACTGCGATGCCGGGACTTTGTACCGGGTGAATGAGAAGAAGCGGGTGCTCACCTTTGAGATCATGCAGACCGAGTCCACCGGCTATTATGCCGGCGGTACCACGAATGTGAAGATCACCGTGCCACCCGTTCCCCTGGAGAAAGATGGGGAGCCCAATCGTGCCAATGTATCGGCCTATGTGGCTATGACCGGTGAGGTGGTGAATATCCCCGATGTCTACGAGGCTGAAGGATTCGATTTTACCGGCCCCAAGAAATATGACGAAATAACGGGCTACCGCACCCAGTCAATGCTCGTAATCCCCATGCGGGATCATACCGATAAGGTTATCGGCGTGCTGCAGCTCATCAATGCCCTCGATGGTGACGAACAGCGTATTCCCTTTAACACCCGCTATGAGTCCATGGTGCGGTCTCTGGCCAGTCAGGCCGCGGTAGCCATCAACAATGCACAGCTCATCCAGGATATTGAGAACCTCTTCAAGTCGGTGGTGCATTACACTGTCAAGGCCATTGATGCTCGAAGCCCGCACACAGCTGGTCACTCCAGCCGGGTCGCCCAGCTTACCCGCCGTTTGGCCGAGGATGTGGATCTCCAAAAAACCGGGCCCTTTGCCGATGTCCACTTTACCAGTGAAGAGCTGGAAGAAATCTGGGTGGCTTCTATTATGCATGATGTCGGCAAAATTGGCGTGCCCGAGGCTATTCTCGAGAAGCACAACAAACTGGATGGGGACAGTTTTGAGCGGGTTGTAAGTCGCCTGAAGAGAATCAAAGGATTCATGAAGCTCAGGGGTGAGCTGCGCAACCAGGAGAATAATCACCCCCCTGATTACGTAGACGAAGAGCTCAAGGCCCAGCTCGAAGAATGGCAAAAGGACTATGAGTTTATTCAATGGGTAAACAGGCCTGGATTCCTGGCGCCTGAGAAGAAGGAGATTCTTGACTGCATTGCCCGGAAGACCTTTATAGATGTTGATGGTGAGGAACGGCCCTACCTCCGGCCGGAGGAGTATGAGGCCTTTTCGGTGATTAAAGGTAATCTAACGGATGAGGAACGTCGCGCGATCCAGCATCATGTTGTAGAAACCGAGAATATGCTGCGCAAGCTTCCCTTTATCGATAAGTTGTCCAGGGTGCCCCTATATGCCGCCAACCACCATGAGTGGCCCAGTGGCAAGGGTTATCCGAAAGGCCTGAAGGGGGACGAGATTCCGCTTCCGGCGCGCATGATGTGTATTGCCGATGTCTGGGATGCCCTGACGGCCCAGGATCGGCCCTATAAGCCTCCGATCCCGCCGGAAAAGTCGTGCCAGATACTCCAGGCTGGTGCTGAACATGACGAGTTCGACAAAGATTTGGTAGATCTATTCATTGCACATCGTTTATGGGAAAAGAAGCCCGGTGAGATCACCGAATTTGCTGAAGAAGAATAAG is a genomic window of Candidatus Neomarinimicrobiota bacterium containing:
- a CDS encoding HD domain-containing phosphohydrolase — protein: MIVPTDQSAAIISEDDISTRLTTLEADMERLHQIGIALSSEKNLNKLLETIVSEARGFTHCDAGTLYRVNEKKRVLTFEIMQTESTGYYAGGTTNVKITVPPVPLEKDGEPNRANVSAYVAMTGEVVNIPDVYEAEGFDFTGPKKYDEITGYRTQSMLVIPMRDHTDKVIGVLQLINALDGDEQRIPFNTRYESMVRSLASQAAVAINNAQLIQDIENLFKSVVHYTVKAIDARSPHTAGHSSRVAQLTRRLAEDVDLQKTGPFADVHFTSEELEEIWVASIMHDVGKIGVPEAILEKHNKLDGDSFERVVSRLKRIKGFMKLRGELRNQENNHPPDYVDEELKAQLEEWQKDYEFIQWVNRPGFLAPEKKEILDCIARKTFIDVDGEERPYLRPEEYEAFSVIKGNLTDEERRAIQHHVVETENMLRKLPFIDKLSRVPLYAANHHEWPSGKGYPKGLKGDEIPLPARMMCIADVWDALTAQDRPYKPPIPPEKSCQILQAGAEHDEFDKDLVDLFIAHRLWEKKPGEITEFAEEE